The segment AAATATCGCTCGAAGCTCAACCCGTTCAAGCGGAAAACAAAAGAACCGGACATTGAAAAAGCTGACACCCCATAAGGTGCCAGCTTTTTTGCCGCCCGCTTACTTGCCCAAAAACGAGTTGAGCATCCAGACGTGTTTTTCCAGACCGGAATAGATCGCAAGCAGCATGTCGCCGGTCGGCTCGTCGCCCGATTCCTCCGCCGTTTCCATGCCCGCCTTCAGCTCGCCCATCAGCGTCTCAAAATCGCGAACGACGTTTTGCACCATCTCTTCCGCGCTTTCGGTGCCGTTCGCTTCCTGCACGGACGCCAGCTCCAGCGCTTCGCGCATCGTCGCGACCGGGCGGCCGTGCAGGGACAAGAGGCGCTCCGCCAGCTCGTCGATGTGCAGGGCGGCTTCGGTGTAGAACTCTTCGAACTTGGTATGCAGCGTAAAGAACTGCGGGCCTTTCACGTACCAATGGTAGTTGTGCAGTTTAATGTACAGCACCGTCCAGTTGGCGATCTGCTGGTTCAATACGGCAGTCAACTTGTTGCTCATGCTCACACCTCCGGCAGTATGTAGGGGGACTCACGCTGCTAGTATACCTCGCGTTGCCACACATCATCCCGCCTGCAGCCGGCCGGATCGCAAAACGAGACTGCCCTTGAAGGCAGTCTCGTTCTTTGGCTTGCAACTACTTGCCGGTGTCGAGGTTGTCGACATAGTGGTGCATCGCGTCGCGCATGAATTCGGCGAGGCCCGGTTTGATTTTTTCGTAAAACTCGGTGAAGCGCTCATCCAGCACATAGAGGTCGCCGAGCCCGCGGAAGATCTCCGGGGTGCAGTCGTAGTAGTAGTCGGTGATCGCCTGACGGCTGTCGGCGATCGCTTCCTGCACCAGCGGGTCGGCCGGGCCGTTGTGCATGTTGTCGAGGATCTGCTTCATGTTCGCTTCCTGGCGGGCGTTGATCTTCGCCCAATCGTCCTGGCTGTAGCTGTCAGCTTTCTTTTCTGCCTTCTCGACGATTTCGTCTCCGTAGCGCTCGCGTGCTTCTTTGGAGTACTTGTTTTTATGGTCTTGGATCTGTTTCATGTCGAATCCTCCGAACATTTCCTTTTCGCTCATCGTGGGTCCTCCTTCGATCGAAGCGATCGTTTTGTTGACGGTGTCGATGATGTCTTCCAGCCGCTGTTTCTTCTGCAGCAGGATCTCCTTGTGGGCCGCCAAGGCGCGCTTGCGGTCAAAATCCGGGCTGTCCAGGGTGTCCTTGATCTCCTGCAGTGAGAATCCGATCTCCCGGAAAAACAGGATCTGCTGCAGCCGCTCGAGCTCTTGCGCAGCATACAGCCGATACCCGGCTGCACTGACCTCGCCGGGCTTGAGCAGCCCGATTTCATCATAATGATGCAGCGTCCGCACGCTCACGCCCACCAGATCGGCAAGTTCTTTTACTTTGTAGGCCACACATCATCACCTCCGATGCTTCGATCTTACGCCCTCACGTTGCGTGAGGGTCAAGAGGAAAGTTGAAAAAACCTGCCCCAATTATCGGAGCAGGCTGCTAGTTACTTCCCTTGCCGGTGCTCTTGCACCGGGAACCACCCCGGGGTGTTGGCAACCCCTTTCTGAAACCAATATTCCCACCTTCCCCCAGAAAAATCAAACGGGCCGGCCCCTGAATTGCTCAGGAGCCGGCCCGTTTTGGGTGCAAGTTGTTACTTCCAGATCACCATGCCGTTCCCCAGCTTCTGATACGCATGAGGGACGGAGGCGCGCATGATGTCTTTGTACGCCCAGTAGTTGGGCGGTACATCCGACCAGCGCTGCGGCTTGTTGACGTTCAGATCGTTCCAGCCCAGCACCTTGTTGAAGATGACGACCGCTTCCGCTCGAGTCAGCGCGTTGTCCGGACGGAACTTGCCGTCCGTATGGCCGCTGAGCAGGCCCGCTTGTTCCGCGAGCAGGATCGCATTCTTCGCCCAGTGCTTGTCGATGTCGGTGAACGAAGACTTCTGCGGCGTGCCGGACAGGTCTTTCACTTTGCCAAGCACGACGGCGATCTCCGCGCGGGACATCTCCTTGTTCGGCAGGAACGTGCCATCCGGGTAGCCGACCATCAGGCCGCGCTTGGTGACTTCTGCGATTGCAGGAGCCGCCCAGTTCGAAGGGCTCACGTCACTGTAGATGGAGCCGGACGTTTCTGCTTTGATGTTGATCACACGCAGCAGGATCGAAGCCAGCTCAGCGCGCGTGATGCCTCGGT is part of the Tumebacillus sp. BK434 genome and harbors:
- a CDS encoding Dps family protein, which produces MSNKLTAVLNQQIANWTVLYIKLHNYHWYVKGPQFFTLHTKFEEFYTEAALHIDELAERLLSLHGRPVATMREALELASVQEANGTESAEEMVQNVVRDFETLMGELKAGMETAEESGDEPTGDMLLAIYSGLEKHVWMLNSFLGK
- a CDS encoding MerR family transcriptional regulator; translated protein: MAYKVKELADLVGVSVRTLHHYDEIGLLKPGEVSAAGYRLYAAQELERLQQILFFREIGFSLQEIKDTLDSPDFDRKRALAAHKEILLQKKQRLEDIIDTVNKTIASIEGGPTMSEKEMFGGFDMKQIQDHKNKYSKEARERYGDEIVEKAEKKADSYSQDDWAKINARQEANMKQILDNMHNGPADPLVQEAIADSRQAITDYYYDCTPEIFRGLGDLYVLDERFTEFYEKIKPGLAEFMRDAMHHYVDNLDTGK